The Candidatus Wallbacteria bacterium genome has a segment encoding these proteins:
- a CDS encoding peptide-binding protein, which produces MKLYIILISGIFIFAEGCGTRQEISMQPKEIFPSVSNVSTQTSETSLSPAYGDSLIEIYLSDAVTLNPVLIADVPSRRISQLIFGSLVKESPYYDILPDLAETWETRADGRAITFHLRDGVKWQDGVPFSADDVKFTYEKIMDPKTQTYVRDDFTLVSTVEVLDRLTLRVEYSEPFAPALCGWTIGIIPKHLYASEEINSCRYNRAPIGTGPFRFVEWKPQEQIILEGNQDYFGGRPYLNRYICKNIPDPSMAFLCLLRGEADMMELTPDQYVKKANTGDFLSRFNVYRYPSTLYTYLGFNLTNPLFSDKSVRQALTMAADRQAIIDNVLYGMGMVLSGPFPPSFWAYDNTVKPLPFDIEKSRALLSEAGWKDLDGDGILERGGKKFDFELVTNNGNEMRRLAASLIRDDWKKIGVNVRLKFVEWGVLMDVCDYKSFDALIMGWSHRTDPDPFSRFHSSVIPDKARGFVADNFCSYINPAADKLMVEGRTTFELEKRRKIYHEFHRIISEDQPYVFLFSQDTIIAVSNRVMGIEVAPAGIRYNIQGWYVPKQFQKY; this is translated from the coding sequence ATGAAATTATACATTATTCTGATTTCAGGAATCTTTATCTTCGCAGAGGGATGCGGCACCAGGCAGGAAATCTCTATGCAACCCAAAGAGATCTTCCCGTCCGTTTCTAACGTTTCAACCCAGACCTCTGAAACCAGTCTCTCTCCAGCTTATGGAGATTCCCTGATTGAAATCTATCTATCAGACGCTGTCACTCTGAACCCAGTGTTAATCGCTGACGTTCCTTCCAGAAGAATTTCCCAGCTGATTTTCGGAAGCCTGGTGAAGGAAAGTCCATACTATGACATTCTTCCGGATCTTGCTGAAACCTGGGAAACACGGGCCGATGGAAGAGCCATTACTTTCCATCTGCGCGATGGAGTCAAATGGCAGGATGGTGTTCCTTTTTCTGCAGATGATGTCAAATTCACTTATGAAAAAATCATGGATCCCAAAACTCAGACCTATGTCAGGGATGATTTCACACTGGTGAGCACCGTTGAAGTGCTGGACAGGCTGACTCTGAGAGTAGAATATTCCGAACCATTCGCTCCAGCGCTCTGCGGCTGGACAATCGGCATCATACCAAAGCATCTTTATGCCAGTGAAGAGATCAACAGCTGCCGCTACAACAGGGCTCCGATAGGAACCGGTCCCTTCAGATTCGTGGAGTGGAAGCCTCAGGAGCAGATCATCCTGGAAGGAAATCAGGACTATTTCGGAGGCCGTCCATACCTCAACCGATATATCTGCAAAAACATCCCTGACCCTTCCATGGCTTTTCTCTGCCTGTTGCGCGGGGAAGCGGACATGATGGAACTGACTCCTGACCAGTATGTGAAAAAGGCCAATACCGGTGATTTTTTAAGCAGATTCAATGTCTACCGCTATCCCTCTACTTTATATACCTATCTCGGATTCAATCTGACCAATCCGCTGTTTTCCGACAAGTCTGTCCGCCAAGCACTTACGATGGCCGCTGACAGGCAGGCGATCATAGATAATGTCCTCTATGGCATGGGAATGGTTCTTTCAGGTCCCTTTCCTCCTTCTTTCTGGGCTTACGACAATACGGTCAAGCCTCTTCCCTTTGACATTGAAAAATCAAGGGCATTGCTTTCAGAGGCAGGGTGGAAAGATCTGGATGGAGATGGAATTCTGGAGCGCGGGGGTAAAAAGTTCGATTTCGAGCTGGTCACAAACAACGGCAATGAAATGCGCAGACTGGCCGCCAGTCTGATCCGGGATGACTGGAAGAAAATCGGCGTGAATGTACGCCTGAAATTCGTGGAATGGGGCGTGCTGATGGATGTCTGCGATTACAAGTCCTTCGATGCACTGATCATGGGCTGGTCACACCGGACTGATCCTGATCCGTTCAGCCGTTTTCATTCCTCAGTGATCCCTGACAAAGCGAGGGGATTCGTAGCCGACAATTTCTGCTCATATATTAACCCTGCAGCAGACAAGCTGATGGTGGAAGGCAGAACCACCTTTGAGCTTGAAAAACGCAGGAAAATCTACCATGAATTTCACCGGATCATCAGCGAAGACCAGCCTTATGTCTTCCTTTTTTCGCAGGATACCATCATCGCGGTTTCCAACAGAGTGATGGGAATCGAAGTGGCACCCGCTGGAATCAGATACAACATCCAGGGATGGTATGTTCCAAAACAGTTTCAGAAGTATTGA
- a CDS encoding tetratricopeptide repeat protein → MKKYILLLYLVATLFILASCNQDVKETSDYLYSRAKFYEYQGNDVLAISKIEKALEKDPNNVEMLFRLGGLYTRKGMYVKAEAAYSKILAADAKNYKAYICMGNLSYYREKYNDAVAYWKKAVEINPDLKREYITDYDSIGMNVVMQPYSVVENDKWKEDAGVTKIDSTMSRAYGVLGEMYFNRGLYDEAVKEWERVIKMAPGSFESKQAEENIKEAKKRIKK, encoded by the coding sequence ATGAAAAAATATATCCTTCTGCTGTATTTGGTTGCCACACTGTTTATTCTGGCTTCATGCAACCAGGATGTGAAGGAAACCTCCGATTATCTATACAGCAGAGCCAAGTTTTATGAGTATCAGGGGAATGATGTGCTTGCCATCAGCAAGATTGAAAAAGCTCTGGAAAAAGACCCGAACAACGTGGAAATGCTCTTCAGACTTGGAGGTCTTTACACCAGAAAGGGAATGTATGTCAAAGCCGAAGCAGCCTATAGCAAGATCCTGGCTGCTGATGCCAAGAACTACAAGGCATATATCTGCATGGGAAATCTGTCGTATTACAGGGAAAAATATAATGATGCGGTCGCATACTGGAAGAAAGCCGTGGAAATAAATCCGGATCTCAAGCGGGAATACATCACTGACTACGACAGCATCGGAATGAACGTGGTGATGCAGCCATATTCAGTCGTAGAGAACGACAAATGGAAAGAAGACGCCGGAGTGACAAAAATTGATTCCACGATGTCCAGAGCTTACGGAGTGTTGGGGGAAATGTATTTTAACCGCGGCCTGTATGACGAAGCCGTCAAAGAATGGGAACGGGTGATCAAGATGGCTCCCGGAAGTTTCGAATCCAAGCAGGCAGAAGAAAATATTAAAGAAGCCAAGAAAAGAATTAAAAAATAA